In Mastomys coucha isolate ucsf_1 unplaced genomic scaffold, UCSF_Mcou_1 pScaffold20, whole genome shotgun sequence, one DNA window encodes the following:
- the Cd27 gene encoding CD27 antigen isoform X1 has translation MAWPPPPYWLCMLGTLVGISATPAPNSCPDKHYWTRGGLCCQMCAPGTFFVTDCDRDRTAARCDPCIPGTSFSPDYHTRPHCESCRHCNSGFLIRNCTVTANAECTCPKGWQCRDQECTECDPPLNPALTSQPSEAPSPQLPPTRLPLATGTEMASWPRHRQLPDSTVYRHRSSQRPLCSSDCIRIFVTFSSMFLVFVLGGILFFHKRRNHGPNEDSQAVPEEPRPYSCPREEEGSTIPIQEDYRKPEPASYP, from the exons ATGGCATGGCCACCTCCTCCCTACTGGCTCTGCATGCTGGGGACCTTGGTAGGGATCTCAGCTACTCCAGCCCCAAACAGCTGTCCAGACAAGCACTACTGGACCCGGGGAGGACTCTGCTGCCAGATGTGTGCGCCAG GCACATTCTTTGTGACGGACTGTGACCGGGACAGAACCGCTGCTCGGTGTGATCCGTGTATACCAGGCACCTCCTTCTCTCCAGACTACCATACCCGGCCCCACTGCGAGAGCTGCAGGCATTGTAACTCTG GTTTTCTCATCCGCAACTGCACAGTCACTGCCAATGCTGAGTGCACCTGTCCCAAGGGCTGGCAGTGCAGGGACCAGGAATGTACAGAGTGTGACCCTCCTCTAAACCCTgcactgaccagccagccatcTGAGGCCCCGAGCCCACAGCTGCCACCCACCCGCTTACCTCTAGCCACAGGTACAG AGATGGCATCTTGGCCCCGACACAGGCAGCTTCCGGACTCAACTGTCTATAGACACCGGTCAT CCCAAAGACCCCTGTGCAGCTCGGACTGTATCCGCATCTTTGTGACCTTCTCCAGCATGTTTCTTGTCTTCGTCCTGGGTGGAATCTTGTTCTTCCATAAAAGAAGAAACCATGGGCCAA ATGAAGACAGCCAGGCAGTGCCTGAAGAGCCTCGTCCTTACAGCTGCcccagggaggaggagggcagtACCATCCCTATCCAGGAAGACTACCGGAAACCTGAGCCTGCTTCCTATCCTTGA
- the Cd27 gene encoding CD27 antigen isoform X2 — translation MAWPPPPYWLCMLGTLVGISATPAPNSCPDKHYWTRGGLCCQMCAPGTFFVTDCDRDRTAARCDPCIPGTSFSPDYHTRPHCESCRHCNSGFLIRNCTVTANAECTCPKGWQCRDQECTECDPPLNPALTSQPSEAPSPQLPPTRLPLATEMASWPRHRQLPDSTVYRHRSSQRPLCSSDCIRIFVTFSSMFLVFVLGGILFFHKRRNHGPNEDSQAVPEEPRPYSCPREEEGSTIPIQEDYRKPEPASYP, via the exons ATGGCATGGCCACCTCCTCCCTACTGGCTCTGCATGCTGGGGACCTTGGTAGGGATCTCAGCTACTCCAGCCCCAAACAGCTGTCCAGACAAGCACTACTGGACCCGGGGAGGACTCTGCTGCCAGATGTGTGCGCCAG GCACATTCTTTGTGACGGACTGTGACCGGGACAGAACCGCTGCTCGGTGTGATCCGTGTATACCAGGCACCTCCTTCTCTCCAGACTACCATACCCGGCCCCACTGCGAGAGCTGCAGGCATTGTAACTCTG GTTTTCTCATCCGCAACTGCACAGTCACTGCCAATGCTGAGTGCACCTGTCCCAAGGGCTGGCAGTGCAGGGACCAGGAATGTACAGAGTGTGACCCTCCTCTAAACCCTgcactgaccagccagccatcTGAGGCCCCGAGCCCACAGCTGCCACCCACCCGCTTACCTCTAGCCACAG AGATGGCATCTTGGCCCCGACACAGGCAGCTTCCGGACTCAACTGTCTATAGACACCGGTCAT CCCAAAGACCCCTGTGCAGCTCGGACTGTATCCGCATCTTTGTGACCTTCTCCAGCATGTTTCTTGTCTTCGTCCTGGGTGGAATCTTGTTCTTCCATAAAAGAAGAAACCATGGGCCAA ATGAAGACAGCCAGGCAGTGCCTGAAGAGCCTCGTCCTTACAGCTGCcccagggaggaggagggcagtACCATCCCTATCCAGGAAGACTACCGGAAACCTGAGCCTGCTTCCTATCCTTGA
- the Tapbpl gene encoding tapasin-related protein, which translates to MGSEPSWYLLLCLAVSGAAGTDPPTAERRWQPTDIVLDCFLVTEDRHRGAFASSEDRVRALLVLKQVPVLDDGSLEGITDFQGSTEAKHDSPIIFEASVDSVQIPQAEVLLHADCSGKVVTCEISPYFLQARQEATSEKAHWFISNMQVSKGGPSVSIVMKTLRDAEAGDVWHPTLKLPLSPEGTVKTKVEFQVTSETQTLNPLLGSSVSLRCSFSMAPGLNLTGVEWRLQHKGSGQLVYSWKTGQGQAKRKGATLEPEELLRAGNASLTLPNLTLKDEGSYICQISTSLYQAQQIIPLSILAPPKVQLNLANKDPLPSLVCSVAGYYPLDVVVTWIREELGGIPAQVSGASFSSLRQSMMGTYSISSTVTAEPGPTGATYICQVAHISLEEPLAVSMRVLPSTEQRGAFGVIVASIAFLLALLLLGFHRRQASSSRSTKAMRHSG; encoded by the exons ATGGGCTCGGAGCCCAGCTGGTATCTGCTGCTCTGTTTGGCTGTCTCTGGAGCGGCAGGGACTG ACCCTCCCACAGCAGAAAGACGGTGGCAGCCCACGGACATTGTCTTAGACTGCTTCTTGGTGACAGAAGACAGGCATCGAGGGGCTTTTGCCAGCAGTGAGGACAGGGTTAGGGCCTTGCTTGTGCTGAAGCAGGTACCAGTGCTGGATGATGGTTCCCTGGAAGGCATCACGGATTTCCAAGGGAGCACAGAGGCCAAACATGACTCGCCTATTATCTTTGAGGCCTCAG TGGACTCGGTACAGATCCCCCAGGCGGAAGTTTTGCTCCACGCTGACTGCAGCGGAAAGGTGGTGACCTGTGAGATCTCCCCTTATTTCCTCCAGGCCAGACAAGAGGCCACTTCTGAGAAAGCGCACTGGTTCATCAGCAACATGCAGGTATCTAAAGGGGGGCCCAGTGTCTCCATAGTGATGAAGACTCTAAGAGATGCTGAAGCTGGAGATGTCTGGCATCCTACGCTGAAACTACccctgagccctgagggtacAGTGAAGACTAAAG TGGAGTTCCAGGTGACATCAGAAACCCAAACCCTGAATCCCCTGCTGGGGTCCTCTGTCTCCCTACGCTGCAGTTTCTCCATGGCACCAGGCCTGAACCTCACTGGCGTGGAGTGGCGGCTGCAGCATAAAGGCAGTGGCCAGCTGGTATACAGTTGGAAGACAGGGCAAGGGCAGGCTAAGCGCAAGGGCGCTACACTGGAGCCTGAGGAGCTACTCAGGGCTGGAAATGCCTCTCTCACCTTACCCAACCTCACTCTAAAGGATGAGGGGAGCTATATCTGCCAGATCTCTACCTCTCTGTACCAAGCTCAACAGATCATACCACTTAGCATCCTGG CTCCCCCCAAAGTACAACTGAACTTGGCAAACAAGGATCCGCTGCCTTCTCTTGTCTGCAGCGTTGCTGGCTACTATCCTCTGGATGTGGTGGTGACGTGGATTCGAGAGGAGCTGGGTGGAATTCCAGCCCAAGTCTCTGGTGCCTCCTTCTCTAGCCTCAGACAGAGCATGATGGGAACCTACAGCATTTCTTCCACGGTGACAGCCGAGCCAGGCCCCACAGGTGCCACTTACATCTGCCAAGTTGCCCACATCTCCCTGGAGGAGCCCCTTGCAGTCAGCATGAGGGTTTTGCCAAGCACAG